In the genome of Fulvitalea axinellae, one region contains:
- a CDS encoding PorP/SprF family type IX secretion system membrane protein: MKKHIIVLCLLMTAVYFGVDAQSRVTFRQAFQTPHVINPAFSGINPYWSVHANYGQVGVGDGLTNSTFQVAANLSFSSAEGWKRRSGRTDRQAFMKRHGLSLSLGQQRFGEIVRTMPQLSYGVHIPLSRKMMLAAGAGGLYFTERVDVQQLYVRDPQDPDYIEFLNNDGKRKEYGLRVGVALYASNYYVGYALSRRLVATGYELQRERDLDEHIISAGYRQALNEDFQWLSSTVLRIDDEADFQPSFSSQIQYRRTFRAGLLYSHDEALTFLTGLTYKDKYRIDMTLSRPMKTEYNFTQNKSMVEVALSIFFKRRSGQQRHFW; this comes from the coding sequence ATGAAAAAGCATATAATCGTTTTGTGCCTTCTTATGACGGCTGTCTATTTTGGTGTCGACGCCCAGAGTAGGGTTACGTTCCGGCAAGCCTTCCAGACTCCCCATGTGATCAACCCCGCCTTTTCGGGCATAAACCCCTATTGGTCCGTACATGCGAACTACGGGCAGGTGGGAGTGGGCGACGGCCTCACCAACAGCACTTTTCAGGTAGCTGCCAACCTGTCGTTTTCATCTGCTGAGGGCTGGAAGAGGCGGTCTGGGCGCACCGACAGACAGGCCTTTATGAAACGCCATGGCCTGTCCCTGAGCTTGGGACAGCAACGTTTCGGAGAAATCGTCCGCACAATGCCTCAGCTGAGCTATGGCGTGCACATACCCTTGAGCCGAAAAATGATGTTGGCGGCGGGAGCCGGAGGGCTGTACTTTACCGAACGAGTCGACGTGCAACAGTTGTATGTCCGGGATCCCCAGGACCCAGACTATATCGAGTTCCTTAATAATGACGGCAAACGCAAGGAGTACGGGCTTAGAGTGGGCGTGGCGTTGTACGCGTCTAATTATTACGTGGGCTACGCCCTTTCCAGAAGGTTGGTGGCCACGGGGTACGAGCTTCAAAGGGAGAGGGACTTGGACGAGCACATCATTTCGGCGGGTTACCGACAAGCGTTGAACGAGGATTTCCAATGGCTCTCATCCACTGTCCTGCGTATAGATGACGAAGCGGATTTTCAACCCTCGTTCTCTTCCCAAATCCAGTATCGGAGGACGTTCCGGGCCGGGTTGCTCTACAGCCACGACGAGGCATTGACTTTCTTGACGGGTTTGACCTACAAAGACAAGTACCGGATTGACATGACTCTGTCGAGGCCAATGAAGACGGAATACAACTTCACACAAAACAAATCAATGGTTGAGGTGGCGCTTAGCATATTCTTCAAAAGACGTTCAGGACAGCAGAGGCATTTTTGGTAG
- a CDS encoding putative quinol monooxygenase, whose amino-acid sequence MKKLTIVAKLKAQKGKESETRKALEALIPITLKEEGCLEYRLHVNTDNEGEFMFYENWTSHDLWQKHMNNTHLQDFVAKMDQFVDGDIDLSTWFEG is encoded by the coding sequence ATGAAAAAATTAACGATTGTAGCCAAACTTAAAGCGCAAAAGGGTAAAGAATCAGAAACGAGAAAAGCCCTTGAAGCATTGATTCCTATCACATTAAAAGAGGAAGGGTGCCTTGAATATCGTCTTCACGTGAATACGGACAACGAAGGCGAATTTATGTTTTATGAAAACTGGACGAGCCATGACCTTTGGCAGAAACACATGAATAACACTCACCTTCAGGATTTCGTAGCCAAGATGGATCAGTTTGTAGATGGCGATATTGACCTTTCAACTTGGTTTGAGGGGTGA
- a CDS encoding AraC family transcriptional regulator, producing the protein MDTEHTFEPFEIHVQELDTWTKRPHRHNFFELVYIDKGRGEQCINDKTFEYKEGNVFLLPPLDCHSFKIHEKTTFYFIRFTDLYFSKEALRGNYNEWFKKLSYILSNYNKVAGDVIKTRSCLERQLLVSLIKQTYQEYLSKDSYSAVIIESLMVTILNILARNIEKKYIDEGHSEDHRFGEIIRYIQNNIYDKHKISVDHLADHFHISPTYFSEYFRKHSPHTFQEYVMKSKLKLAESYIRHSEYTIKEVAYILGFTDASHLSRAFKKNYGMTIQEFKSGKQPFCDN; encoded by the coding sequence ATGGATACCGAACACACCTTTGAGCCTTTTGAGATACACGTACAGGAACTAGACACATGGACTAAGCGACCGCACCGACATAATTTTTTTGAATTGGTTTATATCGACAAAGGGAGGGGGGAACAATGTATCAATGACAAAACTTTCGAATACAAAGAGGGGAACGTTTTCTTGCTTCCGCCATTGGATTGTCATTCGTTTAAAATACACGAGAAGACGACTTTCTATTTTATCCGCTTCACTGATTTATACTTTTCGAAAGAAGCTCTTAGAGGGAATTATAACGAATGGTTCAAAAAGCTCAGTTACATACTTTCAAACTATAACAAAGTGGCTGGCGATGTGATCAAAACGCGTTCTTGTCTTGAAAGGCAGTTACTCGTGAGCCTTATAAAACAAACCTACCAGGAATACCTTAGCAAAGACAGTTATTCGGCTGTCATTATTGAGAGTCTGATGGTTACGATTTTGAATATTTTGGCCCGAAACATCGAAAAGAAATACATTGACGAAGGGCATTCTGAAGATCACCGTTTCGGTGAAATCATACGATATATTCAGAACAATATCTATGATAAACACAAAATAAGCGTTGATCATTTGGCCGATCATTTTCACATTTCTCCAACATATTTCAGCGAATACTTCCGTAAGCATTCACCGCATACCTTTCAAGAATATGTGATGAAATCGAAATTAAAACTAGCGGAAAGCTACATCCGGCACAGTGAATACACAATCAAAGAAGTCGCTTATATTCTTGGCTTTACAGACGCCAGTCACTTGTCAAGAGCTTTCAAAAAGAACTATGGCATGACAATACAGGAATTCAAATCAGGCAAGCAACCATTTTGCGATAATTAG
- a CDS encoding DUF4625 domain-containing protein — MNLKAKFTDNKGLASYKVDIHYAGDGHSHSHSLVQNTINLRQYSEGHEDPYNLNKVVQISGTTHNLDWKKDKIEIMIPAEVKHGEYHLHISVLDKSGNIAEHVSQILIEEEGDEHDH, encoded by the coding sequence ATCAACCTCAAAGCCAAGTTCACAGACAACAAGGGCTTGGCAAGCTACAAAGTTGACATTCACTATGCGGGCGACGGCCACTCACATTCCCACAGCCTAGTCCAAAACACAATAAATCTCCGCCAATATTCAGAAGGCCACGAAGACCCATATAACCTAAACAAGGTCGTGCAGATCAGCGGTACGACTCATAACCTTGATTGGAAAAAAGACAAAATCGAAATAATGATTCCCGCCGAAGTAAAGCACGGCGAATACCACCTGCACATTTCAGTATTGGACAAGAGTGGCAACATAGCGGAACACGTCTCCCAGATCCTTATTGAGGAAGAGGGTGATGAGCATGATCATTAA
- a CDS encoding DUF1493 family protein gives MKKDVVKVSFSELRSAYEEVISFVSYYSCMDVPHTQETRLEKDLCFSGLDSFSLLEMFSKKFNVSFDGVDLDKYLMPEFGGSRGCFRLLLFPVFLPYAIVKYIIGLFVSLFSEKLSTHIRLYDIPIFRIADRKDISLGDLTTSVLLKKFTERENIVFVIG, from the coding sequence ATGAAAAAAGATGTTGTAAAGGTAAGTTTTTCAGAGCTCCGATCCGCCTATGAAGAAGTTATCTCTTTTGTAAGTTATTATAGTTGTATGGACGTCCCTCATACACAGGAAACAAGATTAGAAAAAGACTTGTGTTTTTCAGGGTTAGATAGTTTTTCATTACTTGAGATGTTTTCAAAAAAATTTAATGTAAGCTTTGACGGAGTGGATCTTGATAAGTACTTAATGCCTGAATTTGGTGGATCCAGAGGGTGTTTTCGTCTTTTATTATTTCCTGTTTTTTTGCCATACGCTATTGTCAAATACATAATTGGGCTTTTTGTATCACTATTCTCTGAAAAATTATCGACGCATATCAGATTATATGATATTCCTATTTTCAGAATAGCTGACAGGAAGGATATTTCATTGGGAGATCTGACAACTTCAGTACTATTGAAGAAGTTCACTGAGAGAGAGAATATAGTATTCGTAATTGGCTAA